Genomic DNA from Candidatus Sphingomonas phytovorans:
CCACGGCCTGGTCGAGATCGCCGCCGCCCTCCTTTCCCGGCATGGTGACGATCCGCGCGACCTTGCTGGTCTTGCCCGAGGGCAGGAGACGCACGGCATCGCCTGGGCGCACGATGCCTGAGGCGATCATGCCGGCGAAGCCGCGGAAATCGAGATCGGGGCGGTTGACCCATTGCACCGGCAGACGGAACGCACGGTCCTGTGCTGCGTCCGTGCCGAGCGGCACGGTTTCGAGATGCTCGATCAGCGAGGGGCCAGTGTACCAGTCCATCGCTTCGGACCGCGACGCGATATTGTCGCCGGCCAGGCCCGAAATCGGGATAGCGGTGAAGCTTTCGATCCCGATCGAGTCGGCAAAGGCGCGGTAATCGGCGACGATCGCGTCGAAGGCGGCCTGATCATACCCCACCAGATCCATCTTGTTCACCGCGAGCACGATGTGACGGATACCAAGCAGATTGACGAGATAAGAGTGGCGGCGAGTCTGGGTCAGCACGCCCTTGCGCGCGTCGATCAGGATCGCGGCGAGATCGGCGGTCGAGGCACCGGTCACCATGTTGCGCGTATATTGTTCATGGCCGGGCGTGTCGGCGACGATGAACTTGCGCTTCTCCGTAGCGAAGAAGCGATAGGCGACATCGATCGTGATGCCCTGCTCGCGCTCGGCGGCGAGACCGTCGACGAGGAGGGCGAAATCGATATTCTGGCCCTGAGTGCCGACGCGCTTGCTGTCCGCTTCAAGCGCGGCGAGCTGGTCCTCGAAGATCATCTTCGAATCGTAGAGCAGGCGGCCGATCAGGGTGGACTTGCCGTCGTCGACCGAGCCGCAGGTGATGAAGCGCAGCAGGGACTTGTTCTGGTGCAGCACCAGATAGGCGTCGATGTCCGAGGCGATAAGGTCGTCGGTTTGGTAGGAAGGTGCGGAGGCCATCAGAAATACCCCTCCGCCTTCTTCTTCTCCATGCTGGCCGTCTGATCATGGTCGATTGCGCGGCCCTGGCGTTCGCTGGTGGTGGTCAGCAGCATCTCCTGGATCACTTCCGACAGGGTCGCCGCCTCGCTCTCCACCGCGCCGGTCAGCGGATAGCAGCCGAGCGTGCGGAAACGGATTGAGCGTTCGACCGGTACCTCACCGGGGTTCAACCGGAAGCGGTCGTCATCGACCATCAGCAACAGGCCGTCGCGCTCCACCGTCGGGCGAGGGGCTGACAGATACAGCGGCACGATCTCGATGTCCTCGGCAAGGATGTATTGCCAGATATCGAGTTCGGTCCAGTTGGAGATGGGGAAGACGCGCATGCTCTCGCCGCGGTTCTTGCGGGCATTATAGAGCTTCCACAACTCCGGCCGCTGGTTCTTGGGGTCCCATCGCTGATGGGCCGAGCGGAAGCTGAAGATGCGTTCCTTCGCCCGGCTCTTCTCCTCGTCCCGCCGCGCGCCGCCAAAGGCCGCGTCGAAGCCGTATTTCTCCAGCGCCTGCTTCAGCCCTTCCGTCTTCCACATGTCGGTATGGAGGCTGCCATGGTCGAACGGGTTGATCCCGCGCGCCTCCGCTTCGGGATTGCGATGGACGATCAGGTCCATGCCGGCCTTGGCAGCTGCACGATCGCGCAGGGCATACATGTCGCGGAACTTCCACGTCGTATCGACATGGAGCAGCGGGAAGGGCGGGGGCGCCGGGAAGAATGCCTTGCGCGCGAGGTGCAGCATCACCGCGGAATCCTTGCCCACCGAATAGAGCATGACCGGGCGTTCCGCCTCGGCCACCACTTCGCGCATGATGTGGATGCTCTCGGCTTCGAGGCGCTGGAGATGGGTCAGGGCGACGTTCATTGTCGTCCAGATAGTGGCGTAAGCGCCAAGCGCGATCAACTTATCCTGTTGGCGGTTAAAGTTGCCTCGCTGCGCTCGCGGGCAAAAGCGCGCTCATTCCGAGCGGGAACGCTCGACCGAATCCAGGATACGCGCGCCGGCCATGAAGACGGCGATCGGGCAGACAGCAAACAGCATCCAGCCGCCGAGGCCCGGATATTGGTGAAGGTAATGGACGCCGCGTTCCACCGCACCGAGACCGAGGCCGTAGATGACCGCGAACGCCTCGAATTTGGTCTTGATGACGAATAGCCGGGAAAATTTCGTCCACATGCCGGTCATCAAGCAATGACCGGGCCAATGGCGGATTTCCGCGATTCAACGCTTAATGAATATGGTTAGCTGTCAATTAACTCGACAATGCCAAGCGCTTCCAGCAGCGCCGTGCGGGCACGCTCGATCATGCCGACCAGCGCCGGATCGGCAATCGCGGCATGGGGAATTTCCTCCGGCCAGTGGCGTTCGACGACGCTTGCGATCAGATCGAGCCTGGCATCGTCCATCAGGAAACGCGGGTCGATCGTCGCCGGGTCAGCCACCACGCGCAGGCGAAGGCAGGCGGGGCCGCCGCCATTGGCCATCGACTGGCGGACATCGACCACTTCGAGCCGCCGGATCGGGCCGTTGCCCGCGATCATCTCCTGCAGCCAGGTCCAGACTGCTTCATTCTCACGCGCTTCCTCGGGCAGGATCAGCGCCATGGCGCCATCCGGCAGGGTCACGAGCTGAGCATTGAACAGATAGGAGGAAACGGCGTCGACCAGGCTCACGCGCGCCGCTGGGACCTCGACGATCTCGACTTCGGGCATCATGCCGCGCAGATCGGCGTAGAAGCGCTTCTTGTCGGCGAAAGCCTGTTCGTGCGCGAACAGCACCCGTTCATTGGCGACGGCGACCACGTCATTGTGGAAGGCACCGGCCGCGATGGCGTCTTCCGACTGCTCCACGAACAGCGTGTAGCCAGCGTCGAGCCGGTGCCGCCGCGCGACCGCCATGCTTGCCTCGCGATGCTGGCGGGCGGGGAAGGGACCGCCCGAGACGCCGTAGACGAAGACCTCGACACCCGGCTGGCCGTGGGTCGCGCATAGCCGCATGTGGTTGGCCGCCCCCTCGTCGCCGAACGGCGCGGGAACCGGGCCGTGCACGGTGAACGCCGGATTAGCGAAGGCGACGCGCAACTGGGCCAGCGTGCCGGGCCATTCATGGCTGCGGTGCGGCATGGTCACGAGATTGGCGACCGAGAGGTGACAGCGGCCATCGGCGGTGTCCGATGCGGGCGAGACCGTCGCGGCATTGGCGGCCCACATCGCCGAGGCGGAAAGTGCCTGGGCCTGGAGGTGCGGCGCGGCCTCGGCATAGCTGGTCGCGATGCTGTCGAGCCAGCCATGGTCGGGGCGGGCGAGCGGCAGCAAGATGCCTTGGGTCAGCCCGAGCGCGAGGTTCGAGCGCATCTTGGCGATGCCTTCAAGCGCGGCACGGCGGGGGGCCGCGACCTTGCCGGCATTGCGAGTCGCGGCAAGATTGCCATGGCTGAGGCCGGCATAATTGTGGCTCGGGCCGATCAGGCCGTCGAAATTGATCTCGGTCAGCATTCAGGCGCGTCCAACATGGCTGATCTCTTCGTTCTCGGTGATGCCCAGCGCCGCGGCGCAGGTGCGATCGATTGCGACTCCGTCGCCACAGGTGCGTACCCTGCCATAGGCGCTGCGGAAATCCGCCAGCGTTCCCGTTGCGACCAGGGCAGCGTCGCCGCCATCCTCGTCGATAGCGGCGACGTGGGAAACATGGGCCTCGCGGATCGTGCGGACATTGTCCGTCTTCGAAGTCATGGTCGGACCACCGTCGAAGATGTCGATATAATTCTCGAAGGCGAAGCCCTCATTCTCAAGCATCCGCATCGCGGCGCGGCCGGACGGGTGCGGAAGGCCGATCGAGGCGCGTGCCGACTCCGACAGCATCGCCACATAGATCGGATGCTTGGGGAAGAGATCGGCGATGAACTGGTGCCCGCGCACCGCGTTGAACTGGTCCGCGTCCTGGAAGTTCATACCGAAGAAACGGCCGGCAAGACCGTCCCAGAAGGGCGATCCGCCCGCTTCGTCGATGACTCCGCG
This window encodes:
- a CDS encoding arginine N-succinyltransferase; the protein is MTFRIRSARDEDLQPLYEMAKLTGGGFTNLPADRAALKTKLARSHDAFARADDSLADDLFVLVLENVATGEVRGTCQIFTQVGQRYPFYSYRIGTLAQHSAELGRTFRADMLSLTTDLEGCSEVGGLFLHPGERAGGLGMLLARSRYLFIARHRARFADRILAELRGVIDEAGGSPFWDGLAGRFFGMNFQDADQFNAVRGHQFIADLFPKHPIYVAMLSESARASIGLPHPSGRAAMRMLENEGFAFENYIDIFDGGPTMTSKTDNVRTIREAHVSHVAAIDEDGGDAALVATGTLADFRSAYGRVRTCGDGVAIDRTCAAALGITENEEISHVGRA
- a CDS encoding N-succinylarginine dihydrolase, encoding MLTEINFDGLIGPSHNYAGLSHGNLAATRNAGKVAAPRRAALEGIAKMRSNLALGLTQGILLPLARPDHGWLDSIATSYAEAAPHLQAQALSASAMWAANAATVSPASDTADGRCHLSVANLVTMPHRSHEWPGTLAQLRVAFANPAFTVHGPVPAPFGDEGAANHMRLCATHGQPGVEVFVYGVSGGPFPARQHREASMAVARRHRLDAGYTLFVEQSEDAIAAGAFHNDVVAVANERVLFAHEQAFADKKRFYADLRGMMPEVEIVEVPAARVSLVDAVSSYLFNAQLVTLPDGAMALILPEEARENEAVWTWLQEMIAGNGPIRRLEVVDVRQSMANGGGPACLRLRVVADPATIDPRFLMDDARLDLIASVVERHWPEEIPHAAIADPALVGMIERARTALLEALGIVELIDS
- the cysD gene encoding sulfate adenylyltransferase subunit CysD; amino-acid sequence: MNVALTHLQRLEAESIHIMREVVAEAERPVMLYSVGKDSAVMLHLARKAFFPAPPPFPLLHVDTTWKFRDMYALRDRAAAKAGMDLIVHRNPEAEARGINPFDHGSLHTDMWKTEGLKQALEKYGFDAAFGGARRDEEKSRAKERIFSFRSAHQRWDPKNQRPELWKLYNARKNRGESMRVFPISNWTELDIWQYILAEDIEIVPLYLSAPRPTVERDGLLLMVDDDRFRLNPGEVPVERSIRFRTLGCYPLTGAVESEAATLSEVIQEMLLTTTSERQGRAIDHDQTASMEKKKAEGYF